GCAATTCACAGCCGTTTCTATTTTAATGCTCATGGAACAGGGCAAGCTCGCCCTGAACGATCCCCTCACCAAGTTCCTGCCGGATTACCCGCTGCAGGGCCGGACGGTCACCGTCGAGCATGAATGGCTGCCGCTCTGGCGCAACGACATGACCGTGGCCGAGATCATCGCCCTGTTCAAGGACAAGCCCTTCGACTTCGAGCCGGGCGAGAAGTGGGCCTACAACAACTCCGGCTACATCCTGCTAGGCGCCATCATCGAGAAGGTCTCGGGCCTGACTTACGAAGCCTTTCTGCAGAAGAACCTTTTCGACCCGCTCGGCCTCAAGCACACCTATTACGGCAGCTCGACCCGGATCATCCCCCGCCGCATCCCCGGCTACGGCCCTGGCCCGAACGGCACGTTCTTAAATGCCGAGTACCTGTCCATGACCCAGCCCTACGCGGCCGGATCGCTGCTCTCCAACGTCGACGATCTGGCTGCCTGGAACGACGCACTCCTGGCCGGCAAGCTGATCAAGCGCGAGACGCTGGAAAAGGCCTGGACGCCCTACAAGCTCAAGGACGGCTCCTCCTCGGGCTACGGCTACGGCTGGTCGATCGGCGACTACGAAGGCCACCGGATGATCCGGCACGGCGGCGGCATCAACGGCTTCAGCACGGACGGCATACTGTTTCCCGAGGATAAGCTGTTCGTCACCCTGCTGACCAACAGCGCCATCCCGGCCCGGGCCCCCGAGCCCTATGGCATGAAAATCGCGGCCATCGCCCTGGGCAAGCCGATGCCCGAGACGCGCACGGCAATAACGGTTGATCCCAAGATATTCGACCCCTATGTCGGCGAATACGAGCTGGCTCCGGGGTTCTCCATCAAGTTCTTCCGTCAGGGAGCCAAGTTCATGACCCAAGCCTCGGGCCAGGCGGCGTTCGAGATTTTTCCGGAGTCGGAAACGAAGTTCTTCCTCAAGGTCGTGGACGGTCAGGTGGAGTTCGTCAAGGACGCCGCCGGCAAGGTGACGGGAATGGTTCTGACCCAGAACGGCCGCAAGATGCCGGGCCAAAGGCTCGCGAAGTAGGAGGGAATCCACCATGAAGCGCAGAGACTTTCTAAGGACGGGCGCGGCGGCGATCGGCACCGCGGCAGGCGCGACGCTGGCAGCCAAGAATCTGGCGGGCGCGGGGCTCCAAACGGCTCCCAACGTCCTACCCTCGATCAAGCTGGGCACGCTCGAAGTCTCGCGCCTCATCCTCGGGTCGAACCCCTTCTGGGGCTACTCCCACAAGTCCGCCCAGCTCGACCAGGAGATGCGGACCTACCACACCGACGCCAAGATCGCCCAGATCCTGGACGAGGCGGCCGAGTGCGGCGTCACGGCCGTGGCCAGCCCCCCGGACGAGCGCTGGCGCAAGCTCTGGATCAAATACGCGGCCAACGGCGGCAAACTAAAATACTGGATCTCGCAGTGCCACGGCGATCCGATCCAGATGCTGTCCGAAATCGACCGCTCGGTGCAGGCCGGAGCCAAGGCCATCTTCATCCAGGGCGCCCGGGTCGAGGACCAGTTCGGGGCCGGCAAGTTCGACACCCTGCTGGCCTGGGTGGAGCATATTCGGGCGGCCAAGCTGCCGGTCGGCGTCGCGGCCCACTGGCCCGAGGTTCATCCCGAGCTGCAGCGGCGCGGTTTCCCGGTGGATTTCTACTACCAATGCATGTACAACGCCTCCAAGACCAGCGACTACAGCGCGGCCGAGCGCAAGCTGGCCGAAGCCACGGTGACCGTGCTCAAGAAGCCGGTCATCGCTTATAAGATTTTGGGCGCGGGACGGCTCGCGGCGTCGGACGGGTTTGAGCAGGCCTTCAACAACATTCAGCGGAAAGACGGCGTCTGCGTCGGCATCTTCGCCCAGAACGCCATCGACCAGATCCGGCAGAACGCGACATACACCAAGATGCTGACGAAATGACTCGATTATTAAGGAAGTTCGATTTCGAGATCCTTGCAGATTTTTCTTGCCAAAATCTCGTTTATTTCAGAATGCCGTGGGACTGTTGAAATTTTATTATTGTTCCCGTTAATAAAAACGCTGTGATTCGCGCCTTCCCTTAGGAGTAGACAGCCGCGCTTTTCGAGGTGTTTAAGGAGTGCTTTTCTCTTTATTATAAAGAGATTTCAAGCTTCTCCCGCACCACGTCTTTGCCCACGATTTCCCGCTCTGCAAGAACGCGATTGGATTCCAAAATAAGCCGGATAGCCTCTTTCAGATTCTCGCGTGTCTCTTTGAGAGTCGCACCTTGGGTATTGGCTCCGGGAAGTTCTTCAACGAAACCGATATAGCCTTCGGGGACTTTTTGGAAAACCGCTGTGAATGACATCTAATTACCTGATAATAATTATCCTACAAAGATAGATACCGATCAACTAGTCGCTCACTTCGCCGGCGTCAGCCGATATTTGACCAGCGTGGCGTAGCCGTCCTCGTCCTTCTCGATCCGCCAGAGGAGATCGCCGACGAAGGCTTTTTCGTAAGGCGACGTGAAGGTCGTATCGATGGCCGTGCCTTCCAATACGACGCGGTTGAGGTACTCCCCTTTCGGCGAGAAGACGTCGAAGACGTTGTTGGCCCGGTCGCCCGTGAACAACTGGACCCAGAGCCGGCCACGCCCGTCGTAGATCATGCCCCGGTAGGGCGGCAGAGCGTCGGGAAATTCGGTGAACTGCCGCACATAATCGGGCGCCTTGAAAACCACCGACTTCCGCCCTTCGGCGAAGACGTTCATCCTGAATTGGCCGAAATGGGCTTCCTTGTCGCGATTCTCGAGCTTGATCGGCTGGAAAGCACGCTTGATGACGGCCTTGCTGCCCTTGTCGGGATCGAGGAGCTCGATCTCATAGGCCTGGGCCGTGCCGGCCGCGATCGTCCCGTCGGGCGAGACATCGGCCCGCAAACCCGGATGGTAGGGAAAGCCGATCTGGATCAAGCCGTTGGTCTCCGGGTGGCGGGTCCAGGCCCGGTTACGGATCTTGCGCTCGAAGATCGTGGAGACAGGCGCCAGCTCGGCCGAGAGAAGAACCACGGCCTCGTCCCGCTCGTCGGGCAAGCGGCCCTGGAAATTGTCGGGAAGGCCCCGCTCGACGACGGCGACGAATCGGCCGTCGGCCAAAACATGCAAAGCCTGCAGTTCGCCCATGCCGCCGTGCACGGCCGGCGCGATCTTGATGAACTTCCCGTCCAAGCCGAGGATCGAGAAGCGCCGGTTCATAACCTCCCAGACGACAAGCTTGTCGCCCGAGACGACCAAGTGCGTGGGTCCCTGCATCTCGCCGGGGCCCTGGCCGGCGCGGCCGATGACGGCCCGGAACTTGCCGTCAGGGCCGAAAACTTTAATGTGGTTGGCGTCCATGTCCGACACGTAGACATTCCCCTTGGCGTCTACGGCCAGGCAGCGCGGGTTCTGAAAGAGCACGCCCTCGGGCAGGCCGTCGTCCGAGACGCGGGCCTCGGCCACAAGCTGGACTCGACCGGTTTTGACAAGATCGGCCTGGCTTTGCGCGGGCAAAGGGACGGGAAGGCACAACGCCAGCGAGAGCACGAGCGGGAGCATCGCGACGGGGGCGGGTATTTTCATGCCGGGACTCCTATTAAGAATACGCCGCGGAAGGCCGGCATGTTTAGGCTCGCCGCCGGAATACCGCTTTATGGATGGTATAATGAACCAACGGACGGAAGGAAGAGGAAGTCGCCGTGAAGAAGAAAACACCAGCCCTGCTTCTGTTTATGACAGCCGCAATCGCGCTGCCGGCCGCAGCGAATCTGCGGATGGCCAGGAAGGTTGACGGGGTTATGAGTGGAAGCCTCATGACGGCCCCCGCTGCCGCCAAGCTGCGACTGATGGGAGAGCGGCTCGAGGCCGTATTTCCCGAGCTCGATCTGTCCTACACGGATTATAAGAGCCCGGTCCGATTCCGAGTCGTCTACGAGATCGAGAACGCGGGCGCCGGTCCGGCAGCAGTGCCGCTGCGTTTCCTCGCGGTCGATATCTCCGGCCTGTCCGTCGAGCTGAACGGGAAAGCCGTAAGTGCCGTGGTCAAAACGGCGCCCGATGAGTTGGCCGAGTGCGTTGTGCTCATGGCCCGGCATCGAAGCGCGTTTTTACCCGGCTTCTATAAGGATTTCCTCGGCCGGTTGCGGGCGTTCGT
Above is a window of Candidatus Aminicenantes bacterium DNA encoding:
- a CDS encoding type II toxin-antitoxin system HicB family antitoxin, which codes for MSFTAVFQKVPEGYIGFVEELPGANTQGATLKETRENLKEAIRLILESNRVLAEREIVGKDVVREKLEISL
- a CDS encoding serine hydrolase, which gives rise to MRKSSAILFGLVLLTALSFARPIPPAPAAQDVLLSRIDAILSPAYKAGEPGAALLIQKDGQALARKAYGTADLELGIALEPDMVFRIGSMTKQFTAVSILMLMEQGKLALNDPLTKFLPDYPLQGRTVTVEHEWLPLWRNDMTVAEIIALFKDKPFDFEPGEKWAYNNSGYILLGAIIEKVSGLTYEAFLQKNLFDPLGLKHTYYGSSTRIIPRRIPGYGPGPNGTFLNAEYLSMTQPYAAGSLLSNVDDLAAWNDALLAGKLIKRETLEKAWTPYKLKDGSSSGYGYGWSIGDYEGHRMIRHGGGINGFSTDGILFPEDKLFVTLLTNSAIPARAPEPYGMKIAAIALGKPMPETRTAITVDPKIFDPYVGEYELAPGFSIKFFRQGAKFMTQASGQAAFEIFPESETKFFLKVVDGQVEFVKDAAGKVTGMVLTQNGRKMPGQRLAK
- a CDS encoding 6-bladed beta-propeller; its protein translation is MKIPAPVAMLPLVLSLALCLPVPLPAQSQADLVKTGRVQLVAEARVSDDGLPEGVLFQNPRCLAVDAKGNVYVSDMDANHIKVFGPDGKFRAVIGRAGQGPGEMQGPTHLVVSGDKLVVWEVMNRRFSILGLDGKFIKIAPAVHGGMGELQALHVLADGRFVAVVERGLPDNFQGRLPDERDEAVVLLSAELAPVSTIFERKIRNRAWTRHPETNGLIQIGFPYHPGLRADVSPDGTIAAGTAQAYEIELLDPDKGSKAVIKRAFQPIKLENRDKEAHFGQFRMNVFAEGRKSVVFKAPDYVRQFTEFPDALPPYRGMIYDGRGRLWVQLFTGDRANNVFDVFSPKGEYLNRVVLEGTAIDTTFTSPYEKAFVGDLLWRIEKDEDGYATLVKYRLTPAK
- a CDS encoding type II toxin-antitoxin system HicA family toxin; this translates as MKRKALLKHLEKRGCLLLREGANHSVFINGNNNKISTVPRHSEINEILARKICKDLEIELP